In Hyphomicrobiales bacterium, the sequence GCGGCATCACCATCGGTAGCAGCAGAAAGGCCATCACCGCCGTCTTGCCGGGCAGGCTGCGCCTGGCCAGGACGAAGGCGGCCGGCGTACCGAGTGCGACCGACAGGATGGCCGTCGCCAGCCCCACCGCGATCGACCGCCAGGTCGCTCCCTGCCAGACCGGGGATTCCAGATAGGCCTTATACCACTGCAGCGAAAAGCCGCGCGGAGGCCACTCGAAGAAGGTGCTGCCGGAGAATGAAATCGGGATCAGGACGAAGGACGGCGCGGCCAGGAACAGAATGACGGTAAGCCCGACGAGCCATAGCAGTGGCCGCCTTGCGGGGCCCGGCGGACCGTTCCGAGGCGGGATGAGGCGATCGAGGACGTCGCCCACGAATGCGCAGGCCCAGCTGACGACCGCCAGAACCTTTCGCCCAGCCGTTGCTGCATGGCGCGCCAGGCTCCGCCGGCCCGCGGCCTGGGCGCCGCCGACTTCGCCGGTGAGAACCGACATGCCCAGCATGCGGTCGAACAGCCAGAAGACGATCACCGAAGCGCTCAGCAGCAGCACCGCGACGGCACCGGCGAAGCCCCAATCCAGCGCCTCGTCGATCTGCGAAATGATGATCTGGGCGATCATGGTCTCGCGCCGGCTGCCCAGCAGCGTCGGCGTCACGAAGAAGCCGAGCGCAGTGATGAACACCAGCAGGCCCGCTGCTGCGACGCCCGGCAGAGACTGCGGAAAGTAGATGCGCCAGAACACATGCGCGCCGCGTGCGCCGAGCGTCGACGCGGCCCTGCTGGTATTGGGCTCGATGTTCTGCATCACCGAGAGCATGGTCAGTACGGCCAGGGGCATGAGGGCATGGGCCATGCCGACGATCACGCTGCCAAAATTGTAGATTAACTCCAGCGGCGGCAGGCCCATCGCCTCGAGCCCCTGATTGATCATCCCGCGCCGCCCCAGAATGACCATGAAGGCGAACGCGCGCACCAGGACGCTCGTCCAGAACGGCATCAGCACGCAGATCAGCAGCAGCGAGCGTGTCGAGGATCGCGAGGTCGCGAGCAGATAGGCGACCGGATATCCGGCGATGAGGCAGGCCGCGGTGGTCCAGGTGGCGATCTTGAAGGTGTTGGCCAGGACCTGCAGGTAGAGAGCGCTCTCGCCGAGGCGCGCATAATGCTCGAACGAGGCCTGCCCGTCCCCACCCTGACCGCTCAGCCACAGCAGCTGCGTGACGGGCAGTATGAACACCAGCGCCAGCAGGAGCAGCGCGGGGGCGAGGGGCCAGAAGCTCCGGCCGGTGAGGTTCCGGGCGGACGCCATCAAACGCTGTCCGCCAGCAGGACCGTGCGTTCGGCCGGCCAGCCCAGACGAACGGCGTCGCCGGCACGTGCCGTAGGCGGACCTTCGGTCAGCAGCGTCGCAACGATGGGCCGGCCATCGGGCAGGACAGCGTGGTAGCGCGTCACGGCACCGCTCATGACCACATGTTCCAGCGTGGCGGAAACGGCGTTGTCGCTGATCTCGTTCGCACCCAGCGGGCGCACATGTTCCGGCCGCACCATGAAGTGCCCCGCAGCGGCGGCAGAGGTCGCTGATTGGCGCCACCGAAGCGGCTCACCGCCCGGACCGCGAGGAGCGCCGTCACCGGCGCGCGTCAAGGCAAAGACGTTGGCTCCGCCGAGAAAATCGGCGGCGAAGACCGTGCGGGGCTCGAAATAGAGTTCCGCAGGCGTCCCGAGTTGCTCGATGCCGCCGTCTCGCATCAGGCAGATGCGATCCGACATAGCCATCGCCTCTTCCTGATCATGAGTGACATAAAGAATCGTGGTGCCCAGATCGGAATGCAGCCGCTTGATCTCGACCTGCATGTGGTCGCGCAGCTTCTTGTCGAGCGCGCCGAGAGGCTCGTCCATCAGAATGACCGAGGGCTGGTAGACGGCACAGCGTGCTAGCGCGATGCGCTGTTGCTGCCCGCCGGATAGCTCACGGGGCAAACGCTCGGCGACCTGCGGCAGCCGCACGATCTCGAGCATCCTGCCGACCTGCTTGGCGATTTCGCTTTCCGGGACCCGGCGCATGCGCAGCGGGAAGGCGATGTTCTCGAAAACGCTGAGATGCGGGAAGAGGGCGTAGTTCTGAAAGACCAGGCCGATGTCGCGCTTGTGCACGGGCGCATAAGTCTGGTCTGCACCGCCGAATGTTATCGTGCCGGCGTCGGGAACGACGAGGCCTGCGAGAATGGTCAGGAGCGTGGTCTTGCCCGAACCGGACGGGCCCAGCAGCGTCAGGAATTCGCCGCTTTCGACTTCGAGCGACGTTTCACGCAGCGCATGCACCGATCCATATGATTTGCGGACCCGGTCGATGATGAGTTTGGCGGCCGGCAATTCATATCTCCCCTTATTGCAAGAGATATTGTTAGTCGGCGCTCCTGCTGTCCAATTAAATCGATATCCACATACCCATAAGCTATGCTAATCAGGCCGCATGGATTTGAGGCAGTTTGAAACATTCGTATCGATTGCGACCTTGCGCAGTTTTAGGGCTGCCGCGAACCGTCTCAACGTCACCCAACCCGCGATTTCGCTGCGGCTTTCGGCCCTTGAACAGGAGCTGGGCGTCAAGCTGATCGAGCGCACCGGCTCGATCGTCCGGCCGACGGCGAAGGGGCTGGAGTTGTTGGCCTACGCGGAACAGGTGCTCGACGGCGTGAACCGCTTCAAGTCGACCGCGCGATCAGCCGGGGAGCCGCAATCGGTCCGGCTGGGCGCCACCAGCACGATCGTTCACGCCTGGCTGACCGACCTGCTGCGCCTCCTGCGGGCCGAGTTTCCCAATCTGGTCATCGAGATGACGATCGACACCTCGCCACGCCTGCGGGCAAGTCTCGTGGGGGGAGCGCTCGATGTTGCGATCCTGATGGGGCCGGTTCACGAGGCCGGCGTCAGGCAGGTGCCACTCGGGACCTATCGAACGGCGTGGATCGCCAGCCGCGAACTGGCGGTACGGTTCAACGGCCGCGACCTGATCTTGCGGGAGATCGCACAGCACTGGGTGGTGACCCATGCGCGCGATTCCGCGACCTATGCCTCGATCGAGGAGCTGTTCCGGACCAATGGCCTCTACCGACAGCAGATCAGTTCAAGCAACTCGGTTGAGGCGATCATCCGTCTGGCCCGCAGCGGCCTGGCTATCGGCGCGCTGAGCGAGGCCTGTGTCGCGCTCGACGATCCGGACCTTCAGCGCCTACCCTGTGAATTCGAACTGCCGAGTTACGAGTTTTCGGCCTCTTACCATCTGGATACCATGAGCCGCATGGGGATGATCGTCGCGGAACTTTCACGCCAATGCGCGTCGGCGCATCTCGCTAGCCTCAAACGTAGCCAGCGATCGAATTTGATACAGAGCTGAAGACGTGGAGCTACGTCCGAGCCTTCCATGAAATGACAATTGACGATTAACCCGAGCGCTCGAGCCTCCGCTGATGCAAATGAAGGCGCAGTATGAAAGCTATCCATCACGGCATTGCGCCATGAACGGACATCCGACGGCTGCCCAACTCGGATCTTCCACAACTGCATGGTCGCAAAAGCCGCTTCGGTCCAGCCACAGGCAGCCTGTAAAGGCAGTTTCGACAGGCTCCGTCCGCGGTTGTCGCCGCCCGATGGAAAAAATACAGCTCACGCGCATATCCACAGCGAAACTGGTGAGGAAGGCTCCCGACCATTTTCTGCATGAACCAATACTGCCACTGTCGGGTCGAGGAAGAAGGCGAAAGGCCTCGCAAGGACGGGCTTTGAGGGGTAGCAGATGGCGGACAATGGTCGATTGCCCGATGATTTGGTTGATATCGTGCGCGCCGGCAGAGCCGTTCTCTTTTTTGGAGCCGGAGCGTCCATGGGAGCGGCGCATCCAAAGAATGAGAACATCCCTCTTGGATCAGCTGGAGGGTTCGAAGAACCTCGCGCTTTTGACCATTTCGTGGTGATCTGAGGCGTTGGTGCGAGGGATGGGTCTATGGCTGGGATGCCGGGTTTCTTCGATATCGACGAGCGGTTGAAGCGTCTGAGCGAACTCGGCGATCAACTGGAGGCGTATGCCCGCGCCGTGGATTTCGAGGCGTTCCGCCCGGATCTGGAGCGGGCCCTGGCCTATTCGACCGGTGCCCAGGGCGGTCGGCCACCCTACGATCCAGTTCTGATGTTGAAGATCCTGGTGATCCAGGCGGCCAACGGCCTATCGGATGAACGGGCGGAGTTCCTGATCAGCGACCGGCTCTCCTTCATGCGCTTCCTCGGCCTGGGACTTTCGGATCGCGTGCCTGACGCCAGGACGATCTGGCTGTTCCGGGAACGGTTGACGAAAGCCGGCGCGATCGAACCGCTCTTCGCGCGCTTCGAGGCGATGCTGCGCGAGGCGGGCTACATCGCGATGGCCGGGCAGATCGTCGATTCCAGCCTGGTCGCGGCTCCTCGCCAGCGCAATACGCAGGAGGAGAAGCAGGAGATCAAGGCCGGGCGCATCCCTTCGGCCTGGAAGGGGCGGCCGGCTAAACTGCGGCACAAGGATCGTGACGCGCGCTGGACGGTCAAATTCACCAAGGCCAAGCCGCAGGCGGATGGCACGCTACCGCCGGTCGACATCGCGATCCCGGCCTTCGGCTATCAGAACCATGTCGCGATCGACCGTGAGCACGGGCTGATCCGGCGCTGGCTCGTGACGGATGCCGCGGCCTATGAGGGGGCCCGGCTGCGCGAGGGGCTGCTCGACCCCGGCAACACGGCCCGCACGGTCTGGGCCGATACGGCCTATCGTTCGGCCGCCAACGAGGCCTTCCTCGACAAGCACGGCTTCGTCAGCCGGGTTCACCGCAAGAAGCCCAAGGGCCGGTCGATGCCGGCGGCGACGCGCCGGGCCAACAACGCGAAGTCGAAAATCCGCTCCCGCGTGGAGCATGTCTTCGCTGAGCAGAAGGTCAGGATGGGCCTGTTCGTGCGCACGATCGGCATCGCCAGGGCGAAGACGAAAATCGGCATGGCCAATCTCGTCTACAACATCCGCCGCCTCGCCTGGCTCACGCAGGCCGCGCCGGCATAGCGCTCGTCAGGGAGGTAATGTTCCCGCCGTCAGCGCCCATACAGGGCGAGCAGGTCGGATGTCCCGCCACTCAAGCCGCCCAAGAAGCCCTGAAAACCGGCAGGGCCGACAGCAGGGAGCAGTTCTTCGAACCCTCCAGCTAACCCATTCCTCGACCAGCCAGGCCCGACGCCCGGCGAGACAACCGACACACTCCCGCCCTTTCTTGGCCGATTGATCGCACTGCCGTCACAGGTTAACTGCGCATTGGACTGATCGCGCGTTGCGGACGATGATCCGGAAATCACCCTGCGGACGCACAGCCGATGAACTTGCTCTATTTTTCCGCTTTTCGAGCTGTGATGCTGACGGGCACAGTCAGCGCGGCGGCGGAGTTGCTCGGGCGGAGTCAACCAGCGGTAAGCCGGCTGCTCGACAAGCTCGAGACAGAGCTCGGCGTCACACTGTTCGAACGCCGGCGCGGGCTCGTGACGCCAACATCTGTCGCACGTTTGCTTCTTGACGAAATCGAGAGAGCCTTCGTATCCCTCGATTCCCTGAAGAGCTTCGCCGCCCGCGTCGTCGAGGGCGAGAGCAGCAGGATCGACGCTGCGATCATGCCGGCGCTGGCGATCGGATTCATGCCGCGGCTGCTAGCGAAATTCCAAGTGGACTGGCCCAAGACTAGAATCGTCTTTCATGCCACCGTCTCGGCGCGCGTCGAGGAATGGGCGGCTTCTCAGCAGATCGACATCGGCATCGCGGAGACGCCTTTTCGACGCTCCGGCTTCCGCATCGAGCATTTCAGCGACGCCCCCTATATCGCAGCGGTGCCGAGCGGGCATCCCCTCGCCGATAAGTCGCGCATCGAGCCGGCGGATCTCGTCGACGTGCCATTCATTTCCTGGACGACGCTGACCTCGGCCGGGCAACTTGTCCCCCAGGCGTTCCGTTCGGCCGGGGTCAGATACGCCCCTGCCTACGAGACGACGGTTTCGGCAGCCGTCTGGGAGATGGTGAAAAACGGCATCGGTGTCGGGCTGATCGATCCCTACACGGCTGTGAGCGAGGTCGATGAGCGCGTTCGGTTGATCCCCTTCTCGCCGACGATCCCGTTCAATGTCGCATTGCTGCGACCGGAAGCCCGCCCCGCCAACCGGGGGGTGGAAGCGCTGCTCGATCTTCTCGCCAGCGAACGCGACGCGGCTTTGCAGCTTCTGCCGCGATAGAGCGGACCGATCCCGACCTAGGAAAGCCAACATGGCCCATCGTGCATTGACCATCCTGATCGCTGGGACCGGCCGCCTGGCAAAGGTCCTCGCAGAAGCGGGCGTCCGGACATCCGCCGCGGGCACGATCGCGGTCGTCGGCCGCAACAGCGCCGCGCGCGATGCGCTGCTCGCAGCGGTGCCCGGGCTGCAGGCCGGCGAGCCGGAATGGGCGTCCCGGGCAGACCTCCTGGTCCTTGCCGTCTCGCCGCATGCTTATCGCGAGGTCCTCACCGCCTTCACACCTCATCTGGCGCCCTCGACCATCGTCGTTTCGGTGACGAACGGCGTCGCGCTGGAGACGATAGGCCGCTGGACGGCCAATCCGGTAGTCAAGGCAATCCCGACGATTGCCCAGGCGGTCGGCCGCGGCGCGGTGCCGGTGGTCGCCGGCCCTGCCGCCAAAAGCAGCGACGTTGCGCTGGTGAAAGATTGGTTCGTGCGGTTTGGCCTTCCTGCCGACGTCACGGAGGCGGATATCCGGGTCGCATCGAATGTGGCGGGATCTGCCATCGCGATCTTCGCCTTGTTCGCCCGCGCGTTCGTATCCACGAACGCCGTTCGCGCCAATGATGTGTCGCGGTCTTCGCTCGATACGATGATCGCGGAGAGCCTCGTCGCAACAGGTGAATTGCTGCGGAGAGGATATGACTACGAGGCCATCATCAGCTCGACGGCGACCCCGTTAGGCGTCACGGAAGCCGTGATCGATCCGCTCGCGAGGATCGCTCCCGCGCTATGCGAACGTATGATCGAGGCGGGGATCCGGCGGCAAAGCGAGCTTCAGGCCGATCAGGGCGGGTAGGGCGTACGTCACGGAATTGTTGCGGAACCGAACGGTTGCTTTTGACCGGGGCGGGCCGGCTCAACGACCCGCATGCGAGCTATATGCATTATCTGCATAACGATCGCCAAATATTCTATTTTGATTATTTCGAATCTGGCGCTTAACTCCGTGTATCGATCTCTTCAGGAGCGTCGTGACGGGGATATGAGAGCGCCGCCACCGACTACAGATCGTTTCGACGTCGCCGTCATCGGCGGCGGCGTTAACGGCACCAGCGCGGCGCGCGAGCTGACAGCCGCCGGCTACCGGGTCTTGCTCGCGGAGAAATTCGACCTCGCCAACGGTTCATCGAGCCGCTCTTCCCGAATCCTGCATTGCGGTCTGCGTTATTTCGAGACGCACCATCCCGTGCGGACTTTCGCCCGATCGCCAGGGCGGCTGCTGGGTGCGATCAAGATGGCCAAGGCAGCGATGGAATCGCGCGAGGAATTGGTGCGCCTCCGGCCGGAGCGCTGCAAGCCGTTCACAATGTGCTTCCCACTCTACCGTGGTGACGATATTCGCGGCTGGCATCTCGACATTGGCTTTGCGCTTCTGAAGCGCCTGGGGCCGCCGAGCCCGCCGCTGGACTATCGCCGTATCCGAACCGGTCTCGACCGGGAACTCCCCTTCACCGCCGATCTCCGCGATCGCGGGCAGCTGAAATCGATCGCGACCTACCGCGAATATATGATCGACTGGCCGGATCGGATCTGCGTCGACAATGCCCTTGAAGCGGAGCGTAACGGCGCCGAGCTGCGGCTTTTCACGCAGGCTACGCTTCGCGAGCGCAGCCCGGAGGGCGATTGGATCGTCGATCTGTCGGACGAGTCGGGTACGGCGCAGGTGATCCGCGCGAAGATCGTGCTCAATCTCGCGGGCACATGGATCGACGAGGTCGCGTCGGGCGCGCGGACTTCCAATCTTCCCCTCGTGCGGGGCACCAAAGGCGCTCACATCGTGGTGCGTCTGCCCGAGCGCTACAAGGGTTTCGGCATTGCCACGCTCCATCGCGGCGGCATGCCGTTCTATTGCCTTCCGCTCGAAGGGGATTGGTTCTATTTCGGCCCGACCGAGACGCCCTTCGATGACGACGCCAATAAGGCATGTCCCACGCGAGAGGACGTGGACTTTCTTCTCGGTGAAGCCAACCATCTGCTCGCCGGATTGTCGCTGCAGCAAAAGGACGTGGAATTCACCTGGGCTGGTGTTCGCCCTCTGACTTTCGATCCCGATCAGCCGATGGGGCGTCGAACTCGCGAAATACATAATCTCGCGGCGCGAGGTCTGCCGGGCGTATTCGCGATGACGGCGGGACCGGTGCAAAGCCATATGAGCGCTGGCCGGGAATTGCGCGACGCTGTCGCGCGAATATTGCCGGTTGCCAGGACGGCAATTGTTGATGCTCGTTCGAGCGGGCGTGGTGCCGCAATCGACCATGATCTTGATCGGGTGGAAGCCTATCGCAAGGCGGTTCGCGAAGAGCATGCGCGCGACCTGCGTGGCATCCTCTACACCCGGACCGGCCGCGCATGGGGCCGACACGTCGATCGCTGCATCGTCAGGCATGCAGCGGATTCCGTCGCCGACCTGCTGGGGTGGAGCCCCGCGCAGGTTGAAAAAGAAGTCGAGGCTTTCCTCGATCATCAGAGTCGCTGTTTTCCGAAAGGAAATGCTGCCTGAACTAAGCCTGTCCGCCGATATAGTCTTCTATAAAAGGGGAGAAAGACATGCTGTCATCAAGTAAATCGAAGGCATTCCGCGCATTGATCATCGCCGCTGCGGGAGGCTGTGCGGTTCTGGCTGCCGGTCCATCGCAGGCGGCGGGCGAGCAGCTCAAGGAAATTCTCGATCGCGGCGCGGTCAGGGTCGGCGTCCAAGGCGCGTTCAAGCCCTGGTCCTTTCCCGCGCCGGACGGCTCGCTCCAGGGCATCGAGGTGGATCTCGCTAAGAGCGTCGCCGAAGCGCTCGGTGTGAAACTCGAGCCCGTGGTCATCACCTCGGCCAACCGCATGCAGATGCTGCAGCAGGGTAAGATCGACCTGATCATCGGCGGTATGTACGACACCGCCGAGCGCCGCAAGATCATCGGCATCATCGAACCAGCCTATTGGACCTCCGGCCCCACGCTGCTCGCCAAAAAAGGCGTGATCAAGGATTGGAAGGACATCGCCGACAAGCCCGTCTGCGGCAAGCAGGGCAACGCCTACAACAAGATGGCAGAGACCCAGCTCAAGGCCAAATTGACGGCCTATGCCGGTAACACCGAGGCCAAGGAGGCGCTGCGTACCGGAAAGTGCATAGCCTGGCTTTATGATGACGTCAGCATTATGGCCGATCTCGAGCTGCCGGAATGGGCGGATTACGAGATGCCGGTGGCGACGCTCTATACCAACCCCTGGGGAGCAGCGGTTCCGATCGCCGAGCAGAACAAGGCCTGGGGCGCCTTCATGGCCGGTATGGCTTATCGCTGGCAGGCGGAAGGCAAGCTCCTCGAGCTCGCCAAGAAGTGGAACGTCAAGGCCGATCCTTGGTTCGCAGAGCAGAACCAGAAGATGAAATGGGATACGACCTACCTCAATCCGCGGAATTGAGGCGGTTTCGCGCGAAGCCGATGCTGCTCCGCGTGAAGACAACGCGATAATTCAGAATCCTCAGGCAATTCCACGACTTTGGGATCGTGGAGTTGCCTGAGATCGAAGATCGTTCCGAATTGCTGCGTCGATGATGGCCGCTATGCTCGAATTTATCGGACCATATTTCCGAAGTCTGTATGATGCCACGGGCCTGAACTTCAATGTCTTTTACGACAGATATGAGTTCGACCGATTTTTGGCGGGCGCCAGCAATTCACTCCAGCTGATTTTCTGGACGTTGTCGCTGTCGCTGGTCATTGGTGTTATCGGCGCCTGGGCTCAGAAATCGCGTAACATCGTCCTGCGCGTGACGATGGACGCCTATATACAGGCGTTCCGCAACACACCGCCGATGATCCAGCTGCTGTTCTTCTTCTTCGGTCTCGGCACGTTGATGCCAACCGTAGACATGGGTGGCTATTCGCAGCCGCTCATCTCCTCTTTTGGCTGGGCCATCATTTCGCTTGGCATCTTCGGCGGTGCATTCAACGTTGAGATCTTCCGCTCGGGTCTGGAGGCCGTTCCCGACTCGACGCTGGAGGCGGCCGAGAGCCTCTGCTTCTCCCGCTGGCAGACTTATCTCTACATTGCCTTACCGTTGGCCTTCCGGATCAGCCTTCCGGCGCTGACGAATAATCTGGTCAGCTTGGCGAAGACAACCTCGCTCGCATATGTGATCGCGGTTCCAGAGATGACCTATGTCCTCAACCAAGTCTGGTCGGACAATGTCAACGTCCCCGAGATGATGCTCCTGCTCTTTCTGTTCTACATTATCGTCGTGACGGCGCTCGCCAGTGTACTCCATTTCATCGAGCGTAAAGTCGCTCTGCCAGGATACGGCCGATGACAGCGCGTCCGTTCGTCATCAACCGGGAAAGCCTGTCGCCCTTGCGTCCGCTGGCCTGGATCAGCTGGCGTTATGGAGCCTGTCTATTCGTAGCCTTGGTGGTGTCGGTGGCGTCGGCATGGGCTCAGCCGCGCGCGGTAGGCCAGCCCTCGGCCCTCGAAACGCTCGGAATATGGCTGCCTTTCATCCTCAAGGGTTTCGCGCTGAACCTGGCGATGAGCTTTCTCGCGATGGCGATCGCGACGGTGCTCGGCGTCTGTCTGGGCTTGATGCAGATTAGCATGATCGGGCTGGTGCGGACTCCGTCCCGCTTCATCACGCATCTTTTGCGGAACTCGCCCTGGCTCGTGATCTTGTTCGCCATCATGTTTCTGCTGCCGATGGAATTGAGGCTGCTCGGCGGCTTCAGGCTGCTGTTGCCTGACTGGTTCAAGGCCACCGTCGCCTTTGCGCTGCCGGTGATGGGCAACATCAGCGAGATCGTCAGAGGCGCGGTGCATTCGATCCCGACCGGGCAGTGGGATTCCGCAGAAGGGCTCGCCTTCACCCGCGGCCAAACGTTGCGCCTGATCATCCTTCCCCAATGCGTAAAGCGTGCGATCCCGCCGTGGATGAACTGGTATGCGCTGCTGACGCTCTCGACGCCGATGGCCTCGATCTTCAGCGTCCACGAAGCGGTCTCGAACGCTCAGGCGGGCATGGAAGCAGCCGGCGCCAGGCCCGACCTGCTCTTTCCATTCTACCTGTTTCTGCTGTGCCTGTTCTTTGTCTACATCTATCCCATCGCGCTTTGGACGCGAAAGCTGGAGCGAAAATATGCCGTTTGAACGCTCCGCCGCGACGCCACCGCATTCGCCGCCGAGGGGCGAACCCATCGTCTCGCTGCGCGACGTCCACAAATCCTTCGGTGCGTTGGAGGTCATCAAGGGGATCAGCCTCGATGTCCGCAAGGGCGAGGTGGTCTGCATCATCGGGCCCTCGGGCTCCGGCAAATCGACGCTGATCCGCTGCATCAACGGTCTCAATCCGATCCAACGCGGTTCGATCAAGGTTCATGGGCAGGAGGTCAACGACCCGAAACTGGATAAGCTCGCGCTGCGCAGAAAGGTCGGCATCGTCTTCCAGCAGTATAATCTGTTCCCCCACAAGACGGCGCTGGAGAACGTCATGATGGCGCCGATCAAGGTGCTGCGCGAGCCCAAGGCGGAGGTCGAAGCGCGCGCTCGCGCGTTGATCGAGAAGGTGCGGCTGACCGGAAAGGAGGATGCCTATCCGGGGCAGCTCTCCGGCGGGCAGCAGCAGCGCGTCGCGATCGCGCGCAGCCTCGCCATGCGCCCCGACATCATGCTGTTCGACGAGGTGACGGCTGCGCTCGACCCCGAGACGGTCAAGGAAGTGCTCTGGACGATCAAGGAGCTCGCGGCGGACGGCATGACCTGCATTCTGGTGACACACGAGATGGGCTTCGCCCGCGAGTTGGCGGACAACATCTACTTCACCGACAAGGGCGTCATCGTCGAGCACGGCCCGCCACAGGAATTCTTCACCAGCGCCAAGGACCCGCGCACGAGGCAGTTCCTGAGCCAGGTCCTTTAGCAACCCGACCCCGCGCCCCGCGGCGCGGGACATTCAGCAACTACGGTCAAAGCCGCGCGATCCGTTCGTGCGAACGATGAAGCTTGGTCGAGATTCCGGAGGCCACCATGTACAAGCCCGATCCCGCGATAGTTGCCAAAGATCCGCTGCTGCAGCCGCTGACCATCAAGCGATTGACGATCCGCAACCGCATCATGAGCACCAGCCACGCCTGCGGCCTGGAACAGGGCGGGATGCCGGCTGAAGCCTATCAAGCCTATCACGAGGAAAAGGCGAAGGGGGGCATCGGCCTTTCGATGTTCGGCGGATCGTCGAATGTCGACATCGATTCGCCCAACATCTTCCGCCAGCTCAATGTCGGTACCGACGAGATCATCCCGCATTTCCAGCGGTTCAGCACCCGGATGCATGCGAATGGCGCGGCGCTGATGTGCCAGATCACGCATCTGGGCCGGCGCGGCGACTCTTATGCCGATGAAAGGTTGCCGACGATCGCTCCCTCCCCGCTCCGCGAGACCGCGCACCGCAGCATCCCCAAGGAGATGGACGAGCACGATATCGCACGGGTCGTGAAGGCCTTTGCGGCCGCCGCCCTGCGCTGCAAGGAAGGTGGGCTCGATGGCATCGAAACCCATGCCGGCGGTCACCTTCTAGGACAGTTCCTCTCGCCCGACATGAACCGGCGCACCGATCGCTTCGGCGGGTCGATCGAGAACCGCTGTCGTTTCGTACTGATGGTGCACGAGGCGATCCGCAAGGCCGTGGGTGACGACTTCCTCGTCGGAATCCGCCTGACCATCGACGAAGGGCCGCACAACGCGCTGCATCTGGAGGAATGCATCCGCATCTGCCAGATCCTCCAGGCAGAGGGCGCGGTCGACTTCTTCAATGCGATCTACGGTTCGATGGAATCGGTGCCCGCGCTCGCCAAATACGCCATGCCAGGCATGGGTACGCCGCTGGCACCTTGGGTGGAGCCGGTGGGCATCTTCCGGCGTGAGGTGGGATTGCCCGTCTTTCATGCCGCGCGCATCGCCGATCTCTCGTCCGCGCGTTACGCGGTGCGCGAGGGCAAACTTGACATGGCCGGCATGACGCGAGCCCAGATCGCGGATCCCTACATCGTCGCCAAGCTCGCCAGCGGACGGGAGGCAGAAATCCGGCCATGTGTCGGCGCTACCCATTGCCAATCGCCGCAGCGACCCTCCTGTCTGCACAACCCGGTGACCGGCCGGGAGCTCACTCTGAAGCATGTCATCCCGAAGGCGAACCAGCCGGGCCGGAAGGTCGTGGTTGTGGGCGGGGGGCCAGCCGGCCTCGAAGCTGCCCGCGTCAGCGCCGAGCGCGGC encodes:
- a CDS encoding hypothetical protein (Evidence 5 : Unknown function) yields the protein MRTYDRGGDPAAKRASGRSGRVGRTSRNCCGTERLLLTGAGRLNDPHASYMHYLHNDRQIFYFDYFESGA
- a CDS encoding Glycerol-3-phosphate dehydrogenase; this encodes MRAPPPTTDRFDVAVIGGGVNGTSAARELTAAGYRVLLAEKFDLANGSSSRSSRILHCGLRYFETHHPVRTFARSPGRLLGAIKMAKAAMESREELVRLRPERCKPFTMCFPLYRGDDIRGWHLDIGFALLKRLGPPSPPLDYRRIRTGLDRELPFTADLRDRGQLKSIATYREYMIDWPDRICVDNALEAERNGAELRLFTQATLRERSPEGDWIVDLSDESGTAQVIRAKIVLNLAGTWIDEVASGARTSNLPLVRGTKGAHIVVRLPERYKGFGIATLHRGGMPFYCLPLEGDWFYFGPTETPFDDDANKACPTREDVDFLLGEANHLLAGLSLQQKDVEFTWAGVRPLTFDPDQPMGRRTREIHNLAARGLPGVFAMTAGPVQSHMSAGRELRDAVARILPVARTAIVDARSSGRGAAIDHDLDRVEAYRKAVREEHARDLRGILYTRTGRAWGRHVDRCIVRHAADSVADLLGWSPAQVEKEVEAFLDHQSRCFPKGNAA
- a CDS encoding ABC transporter substrate-binding protein; the encoded protein is MLSSSKSKAFRALIIAAAGGCAVLAAGPSQAAGEQLKEILDRGAVRVGVQGAFKPWSFPAPDGSLQGIEVDLAKSVAEALGVKLEPVVITSANRMQMLQQGKIDLIIGGMYDTAERRKIIGIIEPAYWTSGPTLLAKKGVIKDWKDIADKPVCGKQGNAYNKMAETQLKAKLTAYAGNTEAKEALRTGKCIAWLYDDVSIMADLELPEWADYEMPVATLYTNPWGAAVPIAEQNKAWGAFMAGMAYRWQAEGKLLELAKKWNVKADPWFAEQNQKMKWDTTYLNPRN
- a CDS encoding Amino acid ABC transporter permease; translated protein: MMAAMLEFIGPYFRSLYDATGLNFNVFYDRYEFDRFLAGASNSLQLIFWTLSLSLVIGVIGAWAQKSRNIVLRVTMDAYIQAFRNTPPMIQLLFFFFGLGTLMPTVDMGGYSQPLISSFGWAIISLGIFGGAFNVEIFRSGLEAVPDSTLEAAESLCFSRWQTYLYIALPLAFRISLPALTNNLVSLAKTTSLAYVIAVPEMTYVLNQVWSDNVNVPEMMLLLFLFYIIVVTALASVLHFIERKVALPGYGR
- a CDS encoding ABC transporter permease subunit, which produces MTARPFVINRESLSPLRPLAWISWRYGACLFVALVVSVASAWAQPRAVGQPSALETLGIWLPFILKGFALNLAMSFLAMAIATVLGVCLGLMQISMIGLVRTPSRFITHLLRNSPWLVILFAIMFLLPMELRLLGGFRLLLPDWFKATVAFALPVMGNISEIVRGAVHSIPTGQWDSAEGLAFTRGQTLRLIILPQCVKRAIPPWMNWYALLTLSTPMASIFSVHEAVSNAQAGMEAAGARPDLLFPFYLFLLCLFFVYIYPIALWTRKLERKYAV
- the gltL gene encoding glutamate/aspartate ABC transporter ATP binding subunit, with protein sequence MPFERSAATPPHSPPRGEPIVSLRDVHKSFGALEVIKGISLDVRKGEVVCIIGPSGSGKSTLIRCINGLNPIQRGSIKVHGQEVNDPKLDKLALRRKVGIVFQQYNLFPHKTALENVMMAPIKVLREPKAEVEARARALIEKVRLTGKEDAYPGQLSGGQQQRVAIARSLAMRPDIMLFDEVTAALDPETVKEVLWTIKELAADGMTCILVTHEMGFARELADNIYFTDKGVIVEHGPPQEFFTSAKDPRTRQFLSQVL